In Vicia villosa cultivar HV-30 ecotype Madison, WI unplaced genomic scaffold, Vvil1.0 ctg.003754F_1_1, whole genome shotgun sequence, one genomic interval encodes:
- the LOC131641446 gene encoding protein MAIN-LIKE 1-like — MSHSVHGRARASTLKVASHGSKLKNFPKGEMPEQVIRIITHFSLLEFAECPLTMLDTFLLSPFVEWWHPERSSFHLPFGEMTITLDDVSSLFHIPIVGIFFTSLHINQGTPLAQVVEDLEVDEDEVLEEFSCNRGLHLWMYWLRERYDELVAAERYEVAARAYMLHLMVCILSADKSGVYIDDCYLWMFSSLDTPN, encoded by the exons ATGTCGCATTCCGTACATGGCAGGGCGAG AGCTTCGACGCTAAAGGTCGCTTCACATGGCTCAAAATTGAAGAACTTCCCAAAGGGGGAGATGCCTGAGCAGGTCATACGTATTATTACTCATTTTAGCCTGCTGGAGTTCGCCGAGTGCCCACTTACCATGCTCGACACCTTCCTTCTGTCACCTTTTGTTGAGTGGTGGCACCCTGAGAGATCATCATTTCATCTTCCATTTGGGGAGATGACTATCACATTGGATGATGTCTCATCGTTGTTTCATATTCCCATCGTTGGTATATTCTTCACTAGTCTTCACATTAATCAGGGGACGCCGCTGGCACAGGTTGTAGAGGATCTAGAGGTTGATGAGGATGAGGTGCTTGAGGAGTTTTCTTGTAACAGAGGTTTGCACCTTTGGATGTATTGGCTGAGGGAGAGGTACGATGAACTTGTGGCGGCAGAAAGGTATGAGGTTGCCGCTAGGGCGTACATGCTACATCTAATGGTATGTATTCTCTCTGCAGACAAGTCTGGTGTTTATATAGATGATTGCTACCTTTGGATGTTCAGTAGCCTAGACACTCCAAACTAG